One Mycolicibacterium goodii genomic region harbors:
- a CDS encoding aminotransferase class V-fold PLP-dependent enzyme produces the protein MTRAAFGAEFAGAEGFLNSATYGLPPQFLVDALRTHIDEWQSGTLDAASFGEPVSRARAAYAALTGVKTGSVVLAGSTSAALGLVAASIADGSRVVVVSGEFTSTTFPFAAQAARGVTVTEVEPAALPAVAAEYDVVVAGLVQSADGTVLDTDTLRDAVAGTETRTVIDVTQAVGWKRLELGWVDVTVASAYKWLLAPRGTAWMSLSDRVAARMTPHAANWWAGEEPWDAIYGLPLRLADEARRFDVSPAWFAVLGAGLTMPWLASLDPAAVESHAVGLANRLRHELELPPNNSAIVSIPIAGAQDRLRQAGIRAAVRAGAVRVGFHLYNTEDDLDRLLSAVGDNR, from the coding sequence GTGACGAGGGCGGCTTTCGGAGCTGAATTCGCGGGCGCCGAGGGGTTTCTGAACTCGGCGACCTATGGTCTGCCGCCGCAGTTCCTCGTGGATGCGTTGCGCACGCACATCGACGAATGGCAGTCCGGGACGCTGGACGCCGCTTCGTTCGGTGAGCCGGTGAGTAGGGCGCGGGCCGCGTACGCCGCGCTGACCGGCGTCAAGACCGGCTCGGTGGTGCTGGCCGGGTCGACCTCGGCCGCGCTCGGGCTGGTCGCCGCCTCGATCGCCGACGGCAGTCGTGTGGTCGTGGTCTCTGGCGAATTCACCAGCACAACTTTTCCGTTCGCCGCGCAGGCTGCGCGCGGGGTCACGGTCACCGAGGTCGAGCCGGCGGCATTGCCGGCCGTGGCCGCGGAGTACGACGTGGTGGTGGCCGGCCTCGTGCAGTCGGCCGATGGCACGGTGCTCGACACCGACACATTGCGCGACGCGGTGGCTGGCACCGAAACCCGTACGGTGATCGATGTCACACAGGCCGTCGGCTGGAAGCGGCTCGAGCTGGGTTGGGTCGACGTCACGGTCGCCTCGGCGTACAAGTGGCTGCTCGCGCCGCGTGGTACCGCGTGGATGTCGTTGAGTGACAGGGTGGCTGCGCGCATGACTCCGCATGCGGCGAACTGGTGGGCCGGCGAGGAGCCGTGGGATGCGATCTACGGCCTGCCGTTGCGGTTGGCGGACGAGGCCCGCCGCTTCGACGTGTCGCCGGCCTGGTTCGCCGTGCTCGGCGCGGGTTTGACCATGCCGTGGCTGGCGTCGCTGGACCCGGCGGCTGTCGAGTCGCACGCGGTGGGCCTGGCGAACCGCCTGCGCCATGAGCTGGAACTGCCACCGAACAACTCGGCGATCGTGTCGATCCCGATCGCCGGTGCGCAGGATCGTCTGCGGCAGGCCGGAATTCGCGCCGCCGTTCGTGCGGGCGCGGTGCGGGTGGGCTTCCATCTGTACAACACCGAGGACGATCTCGACCGGCTTCTCAGTGCCGTGGGGGATAACCGGTAG
- a CDS encoding MinD/ParA family ATP-binding protein, protein MPSVFAPVPGFRGQQRFSDPAQAGVSTPLPAEWTAPTPPHGIPVITPQQASPITAPGQPPLPPLPPQTVATQQPPADFATPYEDLSTAALLGQRKPPPSAGWRRWLYLASFKQINVGESPKVTHRQSLVSEVSQPLQGCYRIAVLSLKGGVGKTTITATLGATFASIRGDRVIAVDANPDRGTLSQKVPLETAATVRHLLRDAEGIERYSDVRAYTSQGPSRLEVLASETDPAVSDAFSSEDYLRTLEVLERFYSLVLTDCGTGLIHSAMSAVLSKADVLLVVSSGSVDGARSAAATLDWLDAHGHQELVRNSIAVLNAVRPRSGKVDLSKVVDHFSRRCRAVRLVPFDPHLEEGAEISLDRLKPKTREALLDLAAAVAGGFGAGDFATSETAGPHRLVDPRA, encoded by the coding sequence GTGCCATCGGTATTCGCACCCGTTCCGGGATTCCGGGGACAGCAACGCTTCAGTGACCCCGCGCAGGCCGGTGTCAGCACGCCCCTGCCCGCGGAATGGACAGCGCCGACGCCTCCACATGGCATCCCGGTGATCACGCCGCAGCAGGCTTCACCGATCACGGCTCCGGGGCAGCCGCCGCTGCCACCCCTGCCGCCTCAGACCGTTGCGACGCAGCAGCCGCCCGCGGACTTCGCGACGCCGTATGAGGACCTGTCCACGGCAGCCCTGCTGGGCCAGCGCAAGCCGCCGCCGAGCGCGGGTTGGCGCCGGTGGCTCTATCTCGCGTCGTTCAAACAGATCAACGTCGGCGAGAGCCCGAAGGTCACGCACCGCCAGAGCTTGGTCTCCGAGGTCAGTCAACCGCTGCAGGGCTGCTACCGCATCGCGGTGCTGTCACTGAAAGGCGGCGTCGGCAAGACCACGATCACCGCGACGCTGGGTGCCACGTTCGCGTCGATCCGCGGGGACCGCGTCATCGCGGTCGACGCCAACCCCGACCGCGGCACCCTGAGCCAGAAGGTGCCGCTGGAGACGGCAGCCACGGTGCGTCATCTGCTGCGTGACGCCGAGGGCATCGAACGCTACAGCGACGTGCGGGCCTACACCTCCCAGGGGCCGAGCCGCCTGGAAGTGCTGGCCTCCGAGACCGATCCGGCCGTGTCGGACGCCTTCAGTTCCGAGGATTATCTGCGGACGCTGGAAGTGCTCGAGCGGTTCTACAGTCTGGTGCTCACCGACTGCGGCACCGGGCTGATCCACTCGGCGATGTCGGCGGTGCTGTCGAAGGCCGACGTGCTCCTGGTGGTCAGCTCGGGATCGGTCGACGGTGCGCGCAGTGCCGCGGCCACGCTGGACTGGCTCGATGCGCACGGCCACCAGGAGCTGGTGCGCAATTCGATCGCGGTCCTCAACGCGGTGCGGCCGCGGTCGGGCAAGGTGGATCTGTCCAAGGTCGTTGACCATTTCTCGCGCCGCTGCCGTGCGGTGCGGCTCGTGCCGTTCGACCCGCATCTGGAAGAGGGTGCCGAGATCAGCCTCGACCGGCTCAAGCCGAAGACGCGCGAGGCGCTGCTCGATCTGGCGGCTGCAGTGGCTGGTGGTTTCGGGGCAGGCGATTTCGCGACCAGCGAAACCGCAGGGCCGCACCGGCTCGTGGACCCGCGCGCCTGA
- the resB gene encoding cytochrome c biogenesis protein ResB: MTSPASPARADTKLPENPPERAGLRLLGRRIWAPIRNTWRTLTSMGTALVLLFLLALAAIPGALLPQRSLNESKVDEYLATHPTLGPWLDRLQAFDVFSSFWFTAIYVLLFISLVGCLTPRMIEHIRSLRAVPVAAPRNLGRLPKHHSARVQGDASELAELVTRRFKGWRTVTRQDAETIEISAEKGYLREFGNIVFHFSLLGLLVAVAAGKLFGYEGNVIVIADGGPGFCTASPAAFDSFRAGNTVDGTSLNPMCIRVNNFEADYLPSGQALSFAADIDYQAGDDLAGDTWRPYRLEVNHPLRVGGDRVYLQGRGYAPSFTVTFPDGQSRSQTIQWRPEEQITFLSSGVVRIDPPAGTYPDPDERRKHQIAIQGLFAPTKQLDGTLLSSSFPALNDPAVAVDIYRGDTGLDTGRPQSLFSLDPRLIGQNRLTKVARVNLEEGQETRLDDGTVVRFDGAKPFVNLQVSHDPAQIWVLVFAMTMMAGLLVSLVVRRRRVWVRIIRAAPAAASGPAAPAAASGPAAPAATSGPAAPAASGGVPAGAGTVSVEFGGLARTDNSGWGDEFERLTERLLDGRVQSTEVPAEEKKA; encoded by the coding sequence ATGACTTCCCCCGCGTCTCCTGCGCGAGCAGACACAAAACTGCCCGAAAACCCCCCAGAAAGGGCAGGTTTGCGTCTGCTCGGCAGAAGAATCTGGGCCCCGATCCGCAACACGTGGCGCACGCTGACGTCGATGGGCACCGCGCTGGTGTTGCTGTTCCTGCTCGCGTTGGCCGCCATCCCGGGCGCCCTGCTGCCGCAGCGCAGTCTCAACGAATCCAAGGTCGACGAATACCTCGCGACGCACCCGACGCTCGGACCATGGCTGGACCGTCTGCAGGCGTTCGACGTGTTCTCCAGCTTCTGGTTCACCGCGATCTATGTACTGCTGTTCATCTCGCTCGTCGGCTGCCTGACCCCGCGCATGATCGAGCACATCCGCAGCCTGCGCGCCGTGCCCGTCGCCGCGCCGCGCAACCTCGGCCGGCTGCCCAAACACCACAGCGCGCGGGTGCAGGGCGACGCATCCGAACTCGCCGAACTCGTCACGCGGCGGTTCAAGGGCTGGCGCACGGTGACCCGTCAGGACGCCGAGACCATCGAGATCTCGGCGGAGAAGGGCTATCTGCGCGAGTTCGGCAACATCGTCTTCCACTTCTCGTTGCTTGGCCTGCTCGTCGCGGTCGCGGCGGGCAAGCTGTTCGGCTACGAGGGCAACGTGATCGTCATCGCCGACGGCGGTCCAGGATTCTGCACGGCCTCACCGGCGGCGTTCGACTCGTTCCGCGCGGGCAACACGGTCGACGGCACCTCGCTGAATCCGATGTGCATCCGGGTCAACAACTTCGAGGCGGATTACCTGCCGAGCGGGCAGGCGTTGTCGTTCGCCGCCGACATCGACTATCAGGCCGGCGACGATCTGGCCGGCGACACCTGGCGGCCGTACCGGCTCGAGGTCAATCATCCGCTGCGCGTTGGCGGGGATCGCGTGTACCTGCAGGGGCGCGGGTACGCGCCGTCGTTCACCGTCACGTTCCCCGACGGTCAGAGCCGCAGCCAGACCATCCAATGGCGCCCCGAGGAACAGATCACGTTCCTGTCCTCCGGCGTCGTGCGCATCGACCCGCCCGCGGGCACCTACCCGGATCCCGACGAACGCCGCAAGCACCAGATCGCGATCCAGGGGTTGTTCGCGCCCACCAAGCAGCTCGACGGCACGTTGCTGTCCTCAAGTTTCCCGGCCCTCAACGACCCCGCCGTGGCCGTGGACATCTACCGCGGTGACACCGGCCTGGACACCGGCCGGCCGCAGTCGCTGTTCTCGCTCGACCCGCGGCTGATCGGCCAGAACCGTCTTACCAAGGTCGCGCGCGTCAACCTCGAGGAGGGCCAGGAGACCCGCCTCGACGACGGCACCGTCGTGCGGTTCGACGGCGCCAAGCCGTTCGTCAACCTGCAGGTGTCGCACGATCCGGCGCAGATCTGGGTGCTGGTGTTCGCGATGACGATGATGGCGGGCCTCTTGGTGTCGCTCGTGGTGCGCAGGCGCAGGGTCTGGGTCCGGATCATCCGAGCCGCCCCGGCGGCGGCATCGGGCCCAGCCGCCCCGGCGGCGGCATCGGGCCCAGCCGCCCCGGCGGCGACATCGGGCCCAGCCGCCCCGGCGGCATCGGGCGGGGTACCCGCAGGTGCGGGTACCGTGAGCGTCGAGTTCGGCGGGCTGGCCCGCACGGACAACTCCGGGTGGGGAGACGAGTTCGAACGGTTGACCGAGCGGCTGCTGGACGGCCGCGTGCAGTCAACGGAAGTGCCTGCGGAAGAGAAGAAGGCGTAA
- a CDS encoding DUF4229 domain-containing protein, producing MVADVLVYVVARLALVAVLAALIYFVGRLVAGDFPLVVALLFSFVIALPLGIWVFKPLRLRATASIAEFDERRRKDRAELQARLRGDEPK from the coding sequence ATGGTTGCCGATGTGCTCGTCTACGTCGTGGCCCGGCTGGCTCTGGTCGCGGTCCTGGCCGCGCTGATCTACTTCGTGGGGCGTCTGGTTGCCGGTGATTTCCCGCTCGTGGTGGCTTTGCTGTTCTCGTTCGTGATCGCGCTGCCGCTGGGTATCTGGGTGTTCAAGCCGCTGCGGTTGCGCGCCACCGCCTCGATCGCGGAGTTCGACGAACGCAGACGCAAGGATCGCGCGGAACTTCAGGCCCGGTTGCGGGGCGACGAGCCGAAGTGA
- the ccsB gene encoding c-type cytochrome biogenesis protein CcsB has translation MNTEHIDIGLARYSDWAFTSSVLVLVGALLLLAVEMAYSRSRRVESRELVGAGGPAVVGADSATPGVVVESPKRPFDERIGKTGLALTYVGIGLLLACIVLRGLSTSRVPWGNMYEFINLTCFCGLVAAAVVLRRQQYRTLWVFVLVPVLILLTVSGRWLYTHAAPVMPALQSYWLPIHVSVVSLGSGVFLVAGVASILFLVKMSPLGQVQEGANRDSVWARIVDRLPDAQTLDRIAYRTTIFAFPVFGFGVIFGAIWAEEAWGRYWGWDPKETVSFIAWVVYAAYLHARSTAGWRDRKAAWINVVGFVAMVFNLFFINLVTVGLHSYAGVG, from the coding sequence ATGAATACCGAGCACATCGATATCGGGCTGGCCCGGTACTCCGATTGGGCGTTCACGTCGTCGGTGCTGGTTCTGGTGGGCGCACTGCTGCTGCTGGCCGTCGAGATGGCGTACAGCCGCAGTCGACGCGTCGAGTCACGCGAGCTCGTCGGCGCGGGCGGGCCCGCCGTGGTCGGTGCCGACAGCGCGACCCCGGGCGTCGTCGTGGAGAGCCCGAAGCGGCCGTTCGACGAGCGGATCGGCAAGACCGGTCTGGCACTGACCTACGTCGGCATCGGTCTCCTGCTGGCGTGCATCGTGCTGCGCGGGCTGTCCACCTCACGCGTGCCGTGGGGCAACATGTACGAGTTCATCAACCTCACGTGCTTCTGCGGACTGGTGGCCGCGGCCGTCGTGCTGCGCCGCCAGCAGTACCGCACGCTGTGGGTGTTCGTTCTGGTGCCGGTGCTGATCCTGCTGACCGTCTCGGGCCGCTGGCTCTACACCCACGCGGCTCCGGTGATGCCCGCACTGCAGTCGTATTGGCTGCCCATCCACGTGTCGGTGGTCAGCCTCGGCTCGGGCGTGTTCCTGGTTGCCGGTGTCGCGAGCATCCTGTTCCTGGTGAAGATGTCGCCGCTGGGGCAGGTGCAGGAGGGCGCGAACCGCGACAGTGTGTGGGCGCGTATCGTCGACCGCCTGCCCGACGCTCAGACGCTCGACCGGATCGCCTACCGAACCACGATCTTCGCGTTCCCGGTCTTCGGCTTCGGCGTCATCTTCGGCGCGATCTGGGCCGAGGAAGCTTGGGGTCGCTACTGGGGTTGGGACCCCAAGGAGACCGTGTCGTTCATCGCATGGGTGGTGTACGCGGCGTACCTGCATGCCCGTTCCACCGCGGGCTGGCGTGACCGCAAGGCCGCGTGGATCAACGTCGTCGGTTTCGTCGCGATGGTCTTCAACCTGTTCTTCATCAACCTGGTGACCGTGGGCCTGCATTCGTACGCGGGAGTCGGCTGA
- a CDS encoding keratin associated protein has translation MSISIRALTLLAAGAGALAVGSAPAAQAAPTGPTCTVQGNSTLCQSEGNAQVTANPPAVDYQTQYPFFGGYALLFHHGGDHR, from the coding sequence ATGAGTATCAGTATTCGTGCTTTGACGCTGCTGGCCGCTGGTGCGGGAGCGCTGGCTGTCGGCTCGGCACCGGCGGCGCAGGCCGCACCCACCGGACCGACCTGCACGGTTCAGGGCAACTCGACGTTGTGCCAGTCCGAGGGCAACGCACAGGTGACGGCGAACCCGCCTGCCGTCGACTATCAAACGCAGTACCCGTTCTTCGGCGGGTACGCGTTGCTTTTCCACCACGGTGGTGACCACCGATAG
- a CDS encoding GAF domain-containing sensor histidine kinase, giving the protein MLRPEAPPVKIGIVVALACIAAESLLVHALQQVAPESTFGTVFLLGVLVVSAGWGYRLSVATSLLTALVYVHFHMETHGAVMPIYTEDIASIAVFVPVALLANILVGQARVRTAEAEQRTVEADRAAAAARAAQHLIEASHAEVSELAAQQAALRRVATLVARGSPPDEVYPAAVNELAGGLRLDHVALLLYPGDGTSTVLASRDSRGAPKFPVGEKLPLDGNTVTTLVAQTGQPARVDDYAVVSGTTAARIRDIGIRSAVGAPILVDGRVYGVLLVGSSQPFEFPPDTEVRVGDFADLVATAITNAETRAALTASRARIVTAADEARRRFERDLHDGAQQRVISLGLGLRAVEASIPDDQPELRAQIGRLVDGLSSLSTELQEFSRGIHPAILSKGGLGPALRSLARRCPVPVDLEVDLPEPVCESVGVAAYYVVAEALTNAAKYAEAQTIVVTATLGADTLDLMIDDDGVGGAVAGGGSGLIGLKDRVEALSGELTITSPPGVGTTITARIPLHNG; this is encoded by the coding sequence GTGCTGCGGCCGGAGGCCCCACCGGTCAAGATCGGCATCGTGGTGGCACTGGCCTGCATCGCGGCCGAGAGCCTGCTGGTGCACGCCCTCCAACAGGTCGCGCCCGAGAGCACGTTCGGCACGGTGTTCCTACTCGGCGTGCTCGTGGTGTCGGCCGGATGGGGATATCGCCTTTCGGTCGCGACGTCACTTCTCACCGCACTGGTCTATGTGCACTTCCACATGGAGACCCACGGCGCGGTGATGCCCATCTACACCGAGGACATCGCGTCCATCGCGGTCTTCGTGCCGGTCGCGCTGCTCGCGAACATCCTCGTCGGGCAGGCCAGGGTGCGGACTGCCGAAGCCGAGCAGCGCACCGTCGAAGCCGACCGCGCGGCTGCCGCGGCACGTGCGGCGCAACACTTGATCGAGGCCAGTCACGCCGAGGTCAGTGAACTGGCCGCACAACAGGCCGCACTGCGCCGGGTGGCCACGCTCGTCGCGCGCGGGTCGCCACCGGATGAGGTGTATCCCGCGGCGGTCAACGAACTCGCGGGCGGCCTCCGCCTGGACCATGTTGCGCTGCTGCTGTACCCGGGCGACGGTACGTCGACCGTGCTGGCGTCGAGGGACAGCCGTGGCGCCCCGAAATTCCCTGTCGGCGAGAAACTCCCACTCGACGGCAACACCGTGACCACACTGGTGGCACAGACCGGGCAACCCGCACGCGTCGACGACTACGCCGTCGTCTCGGGCACGACGGCCGCCCGCATCCGCGACATCGGGATCCGCTCGGCAGTCGGGGCGCCCATCCTCGTCGACGGACGCGTCTACGGTGTCCTACTCGTCGGTTCGTCACAGCCGTTCGAGTTCCCGCCCGACACCGAGGTGCGGGTGGGCGATTTCGCGGACCTGGTCGCCACCGCGATCACCAACGCCGAGACCCGCGCGGCGCTCACCGCGTCACGCGCCAGGATCGTCACCGCCGCCGACGAGGCGCGGCGCCGATTCGAACGCGATCTGCACGACGGTGCCCAGCAGCGCGTGATCTCCCTGGGACTCGGGTTGCGTGCGGTCGAGGCGTCAATACCCGACGATCAGCCCGAACTGCGCGCACAGATCGGCCGCCTGGTCGACGGGTTGTCCTCGTTGTCCACCGAACTGCAGGAGTTCTCGCGCGGCATCCACCCTGCGATCCTGTCCAAGGGCGGCCTGGGGCCCGCACTGCGATCGCTGGCCCGCCGCTGCCCGGTGCCGGTCGACCTCGAGGTGGACCTTCCCGAACCGGTGTGCGAATCCGTCGGCGTCGCCGCGTATTACGTCGTGGCCGAAGCGCTCACCAACGCCGCGAAATACGCCGAGGCCCAGACCATCGTCGTCACCGCCACGCTCGGCGCCGACACGCTGGACCTCATGATCGACGACGACGGGGTAGGCGGCGCGGTGGCAGGCGGCGGGTCCGGGCTGATCGGCCTCAAGGACCGCGTCGAGGCGCTGTCCGGTGAACTGACCATCACCAGCCCTCCCGGGGTCGGCACCACGATCACCGCGCGGATCCCACTGCACAACGGCTGA